TGTTATATTATTTATCCATTTTTTAGTAAATACTTGTGTGCATTTTTTATAAAAAGTTTGTTTATAATCATCGTATCGGGCATTAATATTAAATGTCGTTATTGTATCTAAAATCAATTTTTGTTTTTCATTCAAATTAATTTCTGACTTTAATGCTAATTTAAGCAAATCATGAATTAGTGGAGGATGAGTTTCGCTATTTCTTACATAACATGCTTTTAATAATTTTTCAATTACTAAATGCCCGACAAATAAACTCCAGCTATA
This region of Bacteroidales bacterium genomic DNA includes:
- a CDS encoding HEPN domain-containing protein, with protein sequence MNTNKNKVINIEVIAKAWENMSDSDYGTMLDLYNAKRYSWSLFVGHLVIEKLLKACYVRNSETHPPLIHDLLKLALKSEINLNEKQKLILDTITTFNINARYDDYKQTFYKKCTQVFTKKWINNITELRQWIKEKQLK